One window from the genome of Brassica napus cultivar Da-Ae unplaced genomic scaffold, Da-Ae ScsIHWf_259;HRSCAF=431, whole genome shotgun sequence encodes:
- the LOC106411379 gene encoding protein FAR-RED IMPAIRED RESPONSE 1, whose product MVNPDVAKLKMDLQESNNNQMSDANMVESHNNNNGGAVVVDDLRTGGHLGVEPRDGIDFDTHEAAYTFYQDYAKSMGFTTSIKNSRRSKKTKDFIDAKFACSRYGSTPESESGSSSGRRSSVKKTDCKASMHVKRKSDGRWIIHEFIKEHNHELLPALAYHFRIQRNIKLAEKNNIDILHAVSERTRKMYVEMSRQSGGYNKNNKGLLLLQTSQVDKGRRCLALEEGDSQLLLEYFKRIKKENPRFFYAIDLNEEQRLRNLFWADAKSRDDYMSFNDVVSFDTTYVKFNDKLPLALFIGVNHHSQPMLLGCGLVADESKETFAWLIKTWLRAMGGRAPKVILTDQDKLLMAAVSELLPNTRHCFALWHVLEKLPEYFSHVMKRHENFLRKFNKCIFRSWTSDQFDMRWWKMVSQFGLENDEWLLWLHEHRQKWVPTFMSEVFLAGMSTSQRAESVNSFFDKYVHKKITLKEFLRQYGVMLQNRYEEESVADFDTCHKQPALKSPSPWEKQMAATYTHTIFKKFQVEVLGVVACHPRKEKEDENMVTFRVQDCEKDDEFLVTWSKTQSELCCFCHMFEYKGFLCRHALMILQMCGFASVPPRYILKRWTKDAKSGGADQVQTRVQRYNDLCCRAIELSEEGCVSEENYNIVLRTLVETLKNCVDLNHARNNFAESNSQLNNGAHEEENHVLAGVKATKKKTVVRKRKGQPEAGQMLESQPSLQPMENISSEGMSISGYYGPQQNVQGLLNLMEPPHEGYYVNQRTIQGLGQLNSIAPVQDSFFTNQQAMPGLGQMDFRPPPNFAYNLQDEHLRSAQLPGNSSRQL is encoded by the exons ATGGTGAATCCAGATGTGGCTAAGTTGAAGATGGATTTGCAAGAGAGTAATAACAATCAGATGAGTGATGCAAATATGGTTGAATCTCATAATAATAACAACGGAGGAGCAGTTGTTGTTGATGATCTCAGAACAGGAGGACATCTTGGTGTTGAGCCACGGGATGGTATTGACTTCGACACACACGAGGCAGCTTATACGTTTTACCAAGACTACGCCAAATCCATGGGCTTCACTACCTCCATTAAAAACAGCAGGCGGTCCAAGAAGACCAAAGATTTCATCGACGCCAAGTTCGCTTGTTCTAGATACGGTTCCACTCCCGAGTCTGAGAGTGGTAGTAGCAGTGGTCGAAGGTCGAGTGTGAAGAAAACAGATTGTAAGGCAAGTATGCACGTGAAGAGAAAATCGGATGGGAGATGGATCATTCATGAGTTTATAAAAGAACACAACCACGAGCTTCTACCTGCTCTTGCCTATCATTTCCGGATTCAGAGGAACATCAAGTTAGCTGAGAAGAACAATATCGACATCTTGCACGCCGTTAGTGAACGGACCAGGAAAATGTATGTTGAGATGTCGAGACAATCTGGGGGATATAATAAGAACAACAaggggcttcttcttcttcagaccaGTCAGGTTGATAAGGGTCGTCGGTGTTTGGCTTTGGAAGAAGGAGATTCTCAACTACTGCTTGAGTACTTTAAGCGTATTAAGAAAGAGAACCCCAGATTCTTCTATGCCATAGACTTAAACGAGGAGCAACGTTTAAGAAATTTGTTTTGGGCTGATGCTAAGAGCAGAGATGACTACATGAGTTTTAATGATGTTGTATCCTTTGATACTACTTATGTCAAGTTTAACGATAAGTTGCCTCTAGCTTTATTTATTGGGGTGAACCATCATTCCCAGCCTATGCTGCTTGGCTGTGGATTGGTTGCTGATGAGTCTAAGGAGACATTTGCGTGGCTGATAAAAACATGGCTTCGAGCAATGGGTGGTCGAGCTCCTAAAGTTATTCTCACTGACCAAGATAAACTCTTGATGGCTGCGGTTTCGGAGCTGTTACCAAACACTCGTCATTGCTTTGCGTTGTGGCACGTGTTGGAAAAGCTTCCTGAATACTTCTCCCATGTGATGAAACGGCACGAGAACTTCTTGCGGAAATTCAATAAGTGCATCTTCAGATCGTGGACGAGTGATCAGTTCGATATGAGATGGTGGAAAATGGTGAGCCAGTTCGGACTTGAGAATGATGAATGGCTGCTGTGGTTGCACGAACACCGCCAGAAGTGGGTGCCCACTTTTATGAGCGAGGTGTTTCTAGCGGGAATGTCGACATCTCAGCGTGCAGAAAGTGTCAACTCTTTCTTCGATAAGTACGTTCATAAGAAAATAACGCTGAAAGAGTTCTTGAGGCAGTACGGTGTGATGCTGCAGAATAGGTACGAGGAGGAATCCGTTGCGGATTTCGATACTTGCCACAAGCAACCTGCGCTGAAGTCTCCCTCTCCCTGGGAGAAGCAAATGGCAGCAACTTACACCCACACGATATTCAAGAAATTCCAAGTCGAGGTCTTGGGGGTTGTCGCTTGCCATCCtagaaaggaaaaagaagacGAAAACATGGTGACGTTCAGAGTTCAAGACTGTGAAAAAGACGACGAGTTCCTTGTGACGTGGAGCAAAACTCAGTCAGAACTCTGCTGTTTCTGCCATATGTTTGAATACAAAGGGTTTCTCTGTCGGCATGCTTTGATGATTCTGCAGATGTGTGGCTTTGCTAGCGTTCCGCCTCGGTATATTTTGAAAAGGTGGACAAAAGATGCCAAGAGTGGAGGAGCAGACCAGGTACAGACCAGAGTTCAGCGGTATAATGATTTGTGTTGTCGAGCCATTGAATTGAGCGAGGAAGGTTGTGTCTCAGAAGAAAACTACAACATAGTATTGCGCACACTTGTTGAGACCCTGAAAAATTGTGTCGACCTAAACCATGCTAGAAACAACTTCGCTGAGTCTAATAGCCAGCTTAATAATGGTGCTCACGAAGAAGAAAACCATGTATTGGCCGGTGTAAAAGCAACAAAAAAGAAGACTGTTGTTAGGAAAAGAAAG GGACAACCAGAGGCTGGCCAAATGCTTGAATCTCAACCGAGCTTGCAACCAATG GAAAATATAAGTTCAGAGGGAATGAGCATCAGTGGTTACTATGGTCCTCAACAGAACGTTCAAGGATTG TTAAATTTAATGGAGCCACCTCACGAAGGCTACTATGTAAATCAACGAACCATACAAGGCCTG GGACAACTGAACTCCATAGCACCAGTGCAGGATAGCTTCTTCACGAATCAGCAAGCCATGCCAGGGCTG GGTCAAATGGATTTCAGGCCTCCTCCCAACTTCGCTTACAATTTACAG GATGAGCATTTGAGATCTGCCCAGTTGCCTGGTAATTCATCAAGACAGCTATAG
- the LOC125601532 gene encoding choline-phosphate cytidylyltransferase 2-like isoform X1, with the protein MAINGDDKVSETASDQPVRVYADGIFDLFHFGHARAIEQAKKSFPNTYLLVGCCNDKITNKFKGKTVMTESERYESLRHCKWVDEVIPDAPWVLTIEFLDKHKIDYVAHDALPYADASGAGNDVYEFVSFFPLVISSDSWCFLAVLGFGFLQVKSIGKFKETKRTEGISTSDIIMRIVKDYNQYVLRNLDRGYSREELGVSFVKEKRLRVNVKLKKLQEKVKEQQEKIQTVAKTAGSHHDEWVENADRWVVGFLEMFEEGCHKMGTAIRDGIQQKLLRQESEENRRLNGLSNAKEEQIFDDAGFAKGDENYHNDHEGSLNESNKKNKIVKK; encoded by the exons atggcCATTAACGGTGACGACAAAGTTTCAGAAACAGCTTCAGATCAGCCTGTTAGAGTCTACGCTGATGGCATCTTCGATTTGTTCCACTTCGGTCATGCTCGCGCCATCGAACAGGCCAAAAAATC GTTTCCGAACACATATCTGCTGGTAGGATGTTGTAACGACAAGATTACCAACAAGTTCAAAGGCAAGACCGTCATGACGGAGTCCGAGCGTTATGAATCTCTCCGACATTGCAA GTGGGTCGATGAAGTGATTCCAGATGCACCATGGGTTCTCACCATAGAGTTTCTCGATAAGCATAAGATCGACTACGTAGCTCACGATGCTCTTCC CTATGCGGATGCTAGTGGAGCTGGAAACGATGTTTATGAGTTTGTAAGTTTCTTCCCTTTGGTTATCTCTTCTGACTCATGGTGTTTCTTAGCGGTTTTGGGCTTTGGTTTCTTGCAGGTGAAGTCGATCGGGAAGTTTAAAGAAACGAAACGAACAGAGGGGATATCGACATCAGACATAATCATGAGAATAGTTAAAGATTACAACCAGTATGTGTTGCGTAATTTGGACCGAGGATATTCAAGAGAAGAACTCGGTGTCAGCTTCGTTAAG GAAAAGAGGCTTAGAGTGAACGTTAAACTGAAGAAACTacaagagaaagtgaaagaacaGCAAGAGAAG ATACAAACCGTAGCAAAAACTGCTGGGTCTCACCATGACGAATGGGTTGAAAACGCTGATCGTTGGGTTGTTGGATTTCTTGAAATGTTTGAGGAAGGTTGTCATAAAATG GGAACAGCCATCAGAGATGGGATCCAGCAAAAGCTATTGAGGCAAGAGTCAGAAGAGAACCGGCGCTTGAACGGCCTGTCAAATGCCAAGGAGGAACAGATTTTTGATGACGCTGGGTTTGCAAAAGGAGATGAAAACTATCATAATGATCATGAAGGTTCCTTAAATGAGAGCAACAAAAAGAATAAGATAGTAAAGAAATGA
- the LOC125601532 gene encoding choline-phosphate cytidylyltransferase 2-like isoform X2, translated as MAINGDDKVSETASDQPVRVYADGIFDLFHFGHARAIEQAKKSFPNTYLLVGCCNDKITNKFKGKTVMTESERYESLRHCKWVDEVIPDAPWVLTIEFLDKHKIDYVAHDALPYADASGAGNDVYEFVKSIGKFKETKRTEGISTSDIIMRIVKDYNQYVLRNLDRGYSREELGVSFVKEKRLRVNVKLKKLQEKVKEQQEKIQTVAKTAGSHHDEWVENADRWVVGFLEMFEEGCHKMGTAIRDGIQQKLLRQESEENRRLNGLSNAKEEQIFDDAGFAKGDENYHNDHEGSLNESNKKNKIVKK; from the exons atggcCATTAACGGTGACGACAAAGTTTCAGAAACAGCTTCAGATCAGCCTGTTAGAGTCTACGCTGATGGCATCTTCGATTTGTTCCACTTCGGTCATGCTCGCGCCATCGAACAGGCCAAAAAATC GTTTCCGAACACATATCTGCTGGTAGGATGTTGTAACGACAAGATTACCAACAAGTTCAAAGGCAAGACCGTCATGACGGAGTCCGAGCGTTATGAATCTCTCCGACATTGCAA GTGGGTCGATGAAGTGATTCCAGATGCACCATGGGTTCTCACCATAGAGTTTCTCGATAAGCATAAGATCGACTACGTAGCTCACGATGCTCTTCC CTATGCGGATGCTAGTGGAGCTGGAAACGATGTTTATGAGTTT GTGAAGTCGATCGGGAAGTTTAAAGAAACGAAACGAACAGAGGGGATATCGACATCAGACATAATCATGAGAATAGTTAAAGATTACAACCAGTATGTGTTGCGTAATTTGGACCGAGGATATTCAAGAGAAGAACTCGGTGTCAGCTTCGTTAAG GAAAAGAGGCTTAGAGTGAACGTTAAACTGAAGAAACTacaagagaaagtgaaagaacaGCAAGAGAAG ATACAAACCGTAGCAAAAACTGCTGGGTCTCACCATGACGAATGGGTTGAAAACGCTGATCGTTGGGTTGTTGGATTTCTTGAAATGTTTGAGGAAGGTTGTCATAAAATG GGAACAGCCATCAGAGATGGGATCCAGCAAAAGCTATTGAGGCAAGAGTCAGAAGAGAACCGGCGCTTGAACGGCCTGTCAAATGCCAAGGAGGAACAGATTTTTGATGACGCTGGGTTTGCAAAAGGAGATGAAAACTATCATAATGATCATGAAGGTTCCTTAAATGAGAGCAACAAAAAGAATAAGATAGTAAAGAAATGA
- the LOC125601530 gene encoding extradiol ring-cleavage dioxygenase, with translation MEKVNQTFFLSHGSPTLSIDDSLEARQFFKSWTNKVLPQKPKSILVISAHWDTKVPTVNTVLRNSTIHDFYGFPDPMYKLKYEAPGAIELGKRVKELLMGEEGMKRVDEDKNRGLDHGAWVPLMLMYPEADIPVCQLSVQSSQSGTYHYNMGKALAPLKDEGVLIIGSGSATHNLRKLDFNITNGSAVPWALAFDHWLRDSLLQGRYGDVNEWEEKAPNAKMAHPWPEHFYPLHVAMGAAGGDAKAEQIHTSWQLGTLSYSSYSFTSSL, from the exons ATGGAGAAAGTGAATCAAACGTTCTTCTTATCTCATGGCTCTCCTACATTGAGCATTGACGATAGCTTGGAAGCGAGACAGTTCTTCAAATCATGGACCAACAAAGTTCTGCCACAGAAACCCAAATCGATCTTGGTCATCTCCGCACATTGGGACACAAAAGTTCCAACCGTCAACACTGTTCTCCGCAATTCCACCATCCACGACTTCTATGGCTTCCCTGATCCCATGTAcaag CTGAAATATGAAGCACCTGGAGCTATTGAATTGGGGAAGAGGGTAAAAGAATTGTTAATGGGAGAAGAAGGAATGAAACGTGTTGATGAAGATAAAAACAGAGGACTGGATCATGGAGCTTGGGTTCCTCTTATGTTGATGTATCCAGAGGCGGACATACCTGTTTGCCAGCTCTCTGTTCAATCATCTCAAAGTGGGACTTACCATTACAACATGGGCAAAGCATTGGCTCCACTTAAAGACGAAGGTGTTCTTATCATTGGATCAGGAAGTGCTACTCACAACTTGAGGAAGCTTGACTTTAATATAACTAATGGCTCAGCTGTTCCTTGGGCTTTGGCGTTTGATCATTGGCTCCGAGATTCTCTTCTTCAAGGAAG ATATGGAGATGTGAATGAGTGGGAAGAGAAAGCCCCAAATGCGAAAATGGCGCATCCATGGCCTGAGCATTTTTACCCGCTACACGTTGCAATGGGTGCAGCAGGTGGTGATGCAAAGGCAGAGCAAATTCACACAAGCTGGCAGCTTGGTACTCTGTCTTATTCATCTTACAGCTTCACTTCTTCCCTTTGA
- the LOC106372828 gene encoding uncharacterized protein LOC106372828 has product MVKQISLEEEKENCPLITTKIVEYLQPVMCQELLCKFPDNSAFGFDYTQSSLWSPFLPRNYASPSDLNSDSCVCRNLELGEFQEGKKMIKISMNKKMKKSKLVKLDMSLIKNEDSPNSGCFPFHTKGWDGVLKAASKHFKKSKKKRDPIADVKLLNFCNC; this is encoded by the exons atggtGAAGCAAATAAGTctagaagaagagaaggagaactGTCCTCTTATAACAACAAAAATAGTTGAATACTTGCAACCTGTAATGTGTCAAGAGCTACTCTGCAAGTTTCCAGACAACTCTGCATTCGGATTCGACTACACGCAGAGCTCTCTCTGGTCTCCTTTCTTGCCTCGAAACTACGCAAGCCCTTCCGATCTGAACTCAGACAGTTGCGTTTGTCGTAACCTTGAACTCGGAGAGTTTCAAGAAGGCAAGAAGATGATCAAGATTTCaatgaacaagaaaatgaagaagagtaAGTTAGTGAAACTAGACATGtctttgataaagaatgaagaTTCTCCTAATAGCGGCTGTTTTCCTTTTCATACTAAG GGATGGGATGGTGTGTTAAAGGCAGCTTCAAAACACTTCAAGAAgtcaaaaaagaagagagatcCAATCGCTGATGTCAAGCTTCTCAACTTCTGCAATTgctga